The following are encoded in a window of Methanomassiliicoccales archaeon genomic DNA:
- a CDS encoding universal stress protein, translating into MFKHILVPTDGSEYTRAAISKGLELAKLMGADVTALYVVDQTSFINFPMDSTVVSVYSLLEKEGKDAVDYVKSEGEKLGVKVTVSIVEGAPARKIVEASSDHDLVVMGTLGRTGFSKLLLGSVAERVIRFAKCPVLVVKPEGEVEP; encoded by the coding sequence ATGTTCAAGCACATACTGGTACCCACGGACGGTAGCGAATACACCAGAGCAGCGATCAGCAAGGGTTTGGAACTGGCAAAGCTCATGGGAGCCGACGTGACGGCGTTGTACGTGGTGGACCAGACCTCGTTCATCAATTTCCCGATGGACTCCACGGTGGTGAGCGTATACTCGCTCCTGGAGAAGGAAGGAAAGGACGCGGTCGACTACGTCAAGTCGGAAGGCGAGAAGCTGGGCGTCAAGGTCACCGTATCCATCGTGGAGGGCGCACCGGCCCGCAAGATCGTCGAAGCGTCTTCCGATCACGACCTGGTGGTCATGGGCACGCTCGGCCGGACCGGATTCTCAAAGTTGCTGCTGGGCTCGGTGGCGGAGCGGGTCATCCGTTTCGCCAAGTGCCCGGTCCTAGTGGTGAAGCCGGAAGGGGAGGTAGAGCCTTGA
- a CDS encoding site-specific integrase, translating into MKGLLAEATWIEYKRRLRRMDKDFRSLVESGEISQYSPWKMNEKEILAYLKLLRARGLKPSGISHNIDSLNSLLHFIGNGAMDMTRMRFAQSFPKRAFQRYDPISDEDRTKIIQAANIANESDWQLMLGYGITVVGICTGLRPKELRLANIGDLNLVRGTIHTEHVKGEDSYGLARDTGIHPDGIPFLIRYVKARASVIAKKAPTCEALFPAVQDIKNGGDGYYSPNSLTKLRAKVIAQIGVKFDNRACRRTFGQTNVNLGVPIDSVSRMMGHSSTKTTEKYYCRKTTESAISDAQKVWGNAPKPQEVARFEKVNTPLIEKKFDFTGYV; encoded by the coding sequence ATGAAAGGATTACTGGCGGAAGCAACTTGGATTGAGTACAAAAGACGGCTGAGGCGCATGGACAAGGATTTCAGATCGTTGGTGGAATCTGGTGAAATTAGCCAATATAGTCCATGGAAAATGAACGAAAAAGAAATACTGGCATACCTGAAACTATTGAGGGCTAGAGGGTTGAAGCCATCGGGAATTAGTCACAATATTGACTCGCTTAACAGTCTGCTCCATTTCATCGGAAACGGTGCGATGGACATGACTAGGATGCGATTCGCCCAGAGTTTCCCTAAAAGGGCATTCCAGAGATATGACCCGATTTCAGATGAGGACCGAACGAAGATAATCCAGGCTGCCAACATAGCGAACGAATCTGACTGGCAACTAATGCTCGGCTACGGGATAACTGTAGTCGGTATCTGCACCGGTCTGAGACCAAAAGAGCTAAGATTGGCAAATATCGGAGATCTCAACCTGGTCAGAGGAACAATCCATACCGAGCACGTCAAGGGAGAAGACAGCTACGGGCTGGCCAGAGATACTGGTATTCATCCCGATGGAATACCATTTCTCATACGGTATGTCAAGGCTAGGGCTTCTGTCATCGCCAAGAAAGCTCCAACCTGTGAAGCACTTTTCCCCGCCGTACAAGACATCAAGAATGGCGGGGACGGGTACTACTCCCCGAACAGCCTGACCAAGCTCAGAGCGAAGGTAATCGCGCAGATCGGAGTCAAGTTCGACAATCGCGCCTGTCGTCGAACTTTCGGCCAGACAAACGTTAACTTGGGCGTCCCTATCGATTCCGTGTCCAGGATGATGGGGCATTCAAGCACGAAGACCACGGAGAAATATTACTGCCGGAAAACAACCGAATCCGCTATCTCGGATGCACAAAAAGTGTGGGGAAATGCACCGAAACCCCAAGAGGTAGCCAGATTCGAAAAGGTCAATACCCCCCTGATTGAAAAGAAATTTGACTTTACTGGATATGTATAA
- a CDS encoding recombinase family protein — protein MKVGLYARVSRHDKDQNPENQIIKLREFVERHGWKIHDTYIDFASGAKTTRIGFDQMLRDARARRFDAILVVRIDRLARSTRQLLNLLDDMRQKGVELICTDQQIDTTTSAGKLLFTVLGAVSELELDLIRERTKDGLVRARAEGKKLGRPPSTAKTDQIMKLRAEGLSLREIGKVVGLSHQAVKQRLRRNRVQKRSEKLD, from the coding sequence ATGAAGGTCGGCCTCTATGCCCGCGTATCCAGGCATGACAAGGATCAAAATCCAGAGAATCAAATCATTAAGCTAAGAGAGTTTGTTGAGAGACATGGCTGGAAAATTCATGATACTTATATCGATTTTGCTAGTGGAGCAAAAACCACCAGAATAGGGTTCGATCAGATGCTCAGGGATGCCCGGGCACGAAGATTCGACGCAATCCTTGTAGTCCGGATTGATCGTCTAGCGCGGTCGACAAGGCAGCTCCTGAACCTGCTCGATGATATGAGGCAGAAGGGCGTCGAGTTGATATGCACGGATCAGCAGATCGACACGACCACCTCGGCGGGAAAGCTGCTATTTACGGTCCTAGGGGCTGTCTCCGAGCTAGAGCTTGATCTGATAAGGGAAAGGACCAAGGACGGCCTAGTGAGGGCGCGGGCCGAAGGCAAGAAGCTGGGGAGACCGCCCTCAACGGCAAAGACGGACCAAATTATGAAACTTAGAGCCGAAGGGCTGAGCCTTCGCGAAATAGGCAAAGTAGTCGGTCTGAGTCATCAGGCGGTTAAACAGCGACTCCGCCGGAACCGGGTACAAAAACGGTCGGAAAAATTGGATTGA
- a CDS encoding valine--tRNA ligase: MAQYEAVPTERKWQEKWKEWELYKFDQGSDAPVYSIDNPPRYASGSLHLGHATGYSLIDFTARYHRMQGFNVMFPLCFDVNGTPVEVKVEKKYGITKLTKPRQEYIKLCEEYANTFIGEMTKQFEILGESMDPSVYYQTDAPYYRRITQISFLKMLERGLAYKGKYPVNWCPRCITALADAEVEYQEGVTNLNYIKFKVAGSDEHIVIATTRPELICTCQTIAVHPKDAKLTHLVGKEIETPIFCKKVKIIADDKVDPKFGSGIVMICTIGDKTDLEWVMKYNLPLEKGIDEQGKMTEIAGPFAGMKVKEARAAAIELLKKQGLIIKQEVQPQNVSVCWRCHETIEFLQVEQWFVKIMDFKKEVLAKADEIEWFPEFMKVRLQDWVNSLQWDWVVSRQRYFATPIPVWECDTCKHVVAAQEKDCYIDPTVTPAPYDVCPKCGTGKLIGCPDVFDTWMDSSVSPLYNTFWMRDEAKFKKLYPMSVRTQSHDIIRTWAFYTILRECLLTGQIPWKDIMIHGFIMAPDGTPMHTSAGNVIDPMPLLETYGADAIRYYACTCALGEDNAFREKDVIHGKKLATKMWNLGKFVEMVVKERPKEKGLHLIDKWILTKFSKMVLATTECYDHYQFDKAMKEVEQFAWHEFADHYVEMVKSRVKDENDEGVRYTLYTVYLGIIKMMAPMMPHVTEDAYQSGFAALDGAKSIHVAKWPVAVLFDEQAEKDGDLVRDVIGAIRTYKSERKLSLNSEIEMVEIIGDASEKFVGSEEDISSTVRAKELKLASKLNLEEKVIALKPLLAKIGPTFKQKAKEVTDRIKALDTEKDSEAVANGTYEFELSDGTKVVLSRELVDIEKKMTLQGKAVDTVQVGELLIAIQP; this comes from the coding sequence ATGGCGCAATACGAGGCGGTACCGACCGAAAGGAAATGGCAAGAGAAATGGAAGGAGTGGGAGCTCTACAAGTTCGACCAGGGATCGGACGCTCCGGTATATTCCATCGACAACCCGCCGCGGTACGCTTCCGGCTCGTTGCACCTGGGTCACGCCACTGGATATTCATTGATCGATTTCACCGCCCGCTACCACCGAATGCAGGGCTTCAACGTCATGTTCCCGCTGTGCTTCGACGTCAACGGGACGCCGGTCGAAGTGAAGGTGGAGAAGAAGTACGGCATCACCAAGCTGACCAAGCCGCGCCAGGAGTACATCAAGCTGTGCGAGGAGTACGCCAACACCTTCATCGGGGAGATGACCAAGCAGTTCGAGATACTGGGCGAGAGCATGGACCCCAGCGTCTACTATCAGACCGACGCGCCCTACTACCGGCGAATAACCCAGATCTCGTTCCTGAAGATGCTGGAACGCGGGCTGGCGTACAAAGGCAAGTACCCGGTCAACTGGTGCCCCCGCTGCATTACGGCGTTGGCTGACGCCGAGGTGGAGTACCAGGAAGGGGTCACCAACCTCAACTACATCAAGTTCAAGGTGGCCGGTTCGGACGAGCACATCGTCATCGCCACCACCCGTCCGGAGCTCATCTGCACCTGCCAGACCATCGCCGTTCATCCGAAGGACGCGAAGCTGACGCACCTGGTGGGCAAGGAGATAGAGACGCCGATATTCTGCAAGAAGGTCAAGATCATTGCCGATGACAAGGTGGACCCAAAGTTCGGCTCCGGCATCGTCATGATCTGCACCATCGGCGACAAGACCGACCTGGAATGGGTCATGAAGTACAACCTGCCGCTGGAGAAGGGGATCGACGAGCAGGGAAAGATGACCGAGATCGCCGGACCGTTCGCCGGCATGAAGGTCAAGGAGGCCCGGGCAGCGGCGATCGAGCTGCTGAAAAAGCAGGGCCTCATCATCAAGCAGGAGGTCCAACCGCAGAACGTCTCGGTGTGCTGGAGATGCCATGAGACGATCGAGTTCCTGCAGGTGGAGCAGTGGTTCGTCAAGATCATGGACTTCAAGAAGGAAGTGCTGGCCAAGGCGGACGAGATCGAGTGGTTCCCCGAGTTCATGAAAGTCCGTCTTCAGGATTGGGTCAACTCCCTGCAGTGGGACTGGGTCGTTTCCCGTCAACGTTACTTTGCCACGCCGATCCCGGTCTGGGAATGCGATACCTGCAAGCATGTCGTCGCCGCCCAGGAGAAGGACTGTTACATCGACCCCACGGTGACGCCCGCCCCGTACGACGTATGTCCCAAGTGCGGCACCGGCAAGCTCATAGGCTGCCCGGACGTGTTCGATACCTGGATGGACTCCTCCGTCTCGCCGCTGTACAACACCTTCTGGATGAGGGATGAGGCCAAGTTCAAGAAGCTCTACCCGATGTCCGTGAGGACGCAATCGCACGACATCATTCGCACCTGGGCGTTCTACACGATACTGCGCGAGTGCCTCCTCACCGGGCAGATCCCCTGGAAGGACATCATGATCCACGGGTTCATCATGGCGCCGGACGGTACGCCGATGCACACCTCCGCCGGCAACGTCATCGACCCGATGCCGCTGCTGGAAACGTATGGCGCGGATGCGATCCGTTATTATGCATGCACCTGCGCTCTCGGCGAAGATAACGCCTTCCGGGAGAAGGACGTCATCCACGGCAAGAAGCTGGCCACCAAGATGTGGAACCTGGGCAAGTTCGTGGAGATGGTGGTCAAGGAGAGACCGAAGGAGAAGGGACTGCACCTGATCGACAAGTGGATCCTCACCAAGTTCTCCAAGATGGTGCTGGCTACGACCGAATGCTACGACCACTACCAGTTCGACAAGGCGATGAAGGAGGTCGAGCAGTTCGCCTGGCATGAGTTCGCAGACCACTATGTGGAGATGGTGAAGTCGAGGGTCAAGGACGAGAACGACGAAGGAGTGCGTTACACGCTCTACACTGTCTACCTGGGCATCATCAAGATGATGGCGCCCATGATGCCCCACGTGACCGAGGATGCCTACCAGTCCGGTTTCGCCGCGTTGGACGGGGCGAAGAGCATCCATGTGGCCAAATGGCCCGTCGCGGTCCTGTTCGACGAGCAGGCGGAGAAGGACGGCGACCTGGTCCGGGACGTCATCGGGGCGATACGCACCTACAAGTCAGAACGGAAGCTGTCGCTCAACTCGGAGATCGAGATGGTGGAGATCATTGGCGACGCTTCGGAGAAGTTCGTCGGTTCGGAGGAGGACATCTCGTCGACCGTCCGGGCCAAGGAGCTCAAGCTGGCGTCGAAGCTGAACCTGGAGGAGAAGGTCATCGCGCTGAAACCGTTATTGGCGAAGATCGGCCCCACCTTCAAGCAGAAGGCCAAGGAAGTGACTGACCGCATCAAGGCGCTGGACACCGAGAAGGATTCCGAGGCGGTGGCCAACGGCACCTACGAGTTCGAACTGTCCGACGGCACCAAGGTCGTCCTGAGCCGGGAGCTGGTCGACATCGAGAAGAAGATGACGCTCCAGGGAAAGGCGGTCGATACCGTCCAGGTCGGGGAACTGCTCATCGCCATCCAGCCTTGA
- a CDS encoding CBS domain-containing protein, producing MVGENLEALKRREMLRSVIDKKQISELINTKFETITPETALSDAVAKMRAADLYEIPVVEKKKLVGVLSFGSMVKKRAMVAGMKVKGMMDIPPGITAETTITEAAEQFIATNYRNMPVVKGSNLVGILSRADVIKIVQGIKEFKDMKATDIMTYDITAVEMKEPIRNALEMMRRIDVRTIPVVDDKFKLAGIIGIRDIVNFSWSGGNKPKETRGEKVGNRDPVEIQVESIMHPSVTTIKQETTVNDAVKLMLEKNISTLPVVEKDVIKGVLTAYDVLELMASVKERDVVYMQISGLEEEDRFNLDQMEREIQTELAKIAKIQKPMLFNMHVQKYNASGNTAKYSLTARMHTAQKTYIASGVDWSLMAATADLMKRFDDMVTENKESKIEKRKKMQ from the coding sequence ATGGTTGGAGAGAACTTAGAAGCACTGAAGAGGCGGGAGATGCTCCGGTCGGTCATAGACAAGAAGCAGATCTCCGAGCTCATAAACACAAAGTTCGAGACGATCACCCCGGAGACGGCGCTCTCCGACGCGGTGGCGAAGATGCGGGCGGCCGACCTGTACGAGATACCGGTCGTGGAGAAGAAGAAGCTCGTGGGCGTACTGAGCTTCGGCTCGATGGTCAAGAAGAGGGCCATGGTCGCGGGCATGAAGGTCAAGGGGATGATGGACATCCCGCCGGGGATAACGGCGGAAACGACCATCACCGAGGCCGCGGAACAGTTCATCGCCACCAACTACCGTAACATGCCGGTCGTGAAGGGGTCCAACCTGGTCGGCATACTGTCCAGGGCCGACGTCATCAAGATCGTCCAGGGCATCAAGGAGTTCAAGGACATGAAGGCCACGGACATCATGACCTACGACATCACCGCGGTCGAGATGAAGGAGCCGATCCGCAACGCGCTGGAGATGATGAGGCGCATCGACGTCCGCACCATACCGGTGGTCGATGATAAGTTCAAGCTGGCCGGCATAATCGGTATCCGCGACATAGTCAACTTCTCCTGGTCTGGCGGAAACAAGCCCAAGGAGACCCGCGGGGAGAAGGTCGGCAACCGCGACCCGGTGGAGATCCAGGTGGAGTCGATCATGCACCCCTCGGTCACCACCATCAAGCAGGAGACGACCGTCAACGACGCCGTCAAGCTGATGCTGGAGAAGAACATCTCCACGCTGCCGGTGGTCGAGAAGGACGTCATCAAGGGCGTCCTGACCGCGTACGACGTGCTGGAACTGATGGCCTCGGTCAAGGAGAGGGATGTGGTCTACATGCAGATCTCCGGTCTCGAGGAAGAGGACCGCTTCAACCTGGACCAGATGGAGAGGGAGATCCAGACGGAACTGGCCAAGATCGCCAAGATCCAGAAGCCGATGCTGTTCAACATGCACGTGCAGAAGTACAACGCCTCCGGGAACACGGCCAAGTACTCGCTGACCGCCCGCATGCACACGGCGCAGAAGACCTACATCGCCAGCGGCGTCGACTGGTCCCTAATGGCGGCCACCGCCGACCTCATGAAGAGGTTCGACGACATGGTCACGGAGAACAAGGAATCGAAGATCGAGAAGCGCAAGAAGATGCAGTGA
- a CDS encoding CBS domain-containing protein produces the protein MGEVMTSNPIVAQVPGSRNEVLKVMVKHNLTGLPVVRRSDGSLAGIITRQDIFDKPDEDQAALIMNREPVTIGPKAEVEEAARILLHQNLRHLPVIDGDKLVGILTPTDLLSVVEKKNISAPVEKVIRSPCIPIYHGAPLAVASVTLKVSKASALAVLDDNGHLIGILTDRDIFNKSYVNGSVAMEELGIPQDEDEWTWDGLRNVMKLWYEVSKIDLPGLPVRDIMVRNPMTVFKKTSISEAARIMRKNDFGQLPVRDSKDNLQAMIYDHDVISILAED, from the coding sequence GTGGGCGAGGTAATGACGTCGAACCCGATAGTGGCCCAGGTGCCCGGATCCCGTAACGAGGTGCTCAAGGTCATGGTGAAGCACAACCTGACCGGATTGCCGGTGGTCAGGCGCAGCGACGGTTCGCTGGCAGGGATCATCACCAGGCAGGACATCTTCGACAAGCCGGACGAGGACCAGGCTGCACTTATCATGAACCGCGAGCCGGTCACCATCGGACCGAAGGCGGAGGTGGAGGAAGCTGCTCGCATCCTGCTCCATCAGAACCTGAGGCACCTGCCGGTCATCGACGGGGACAAGCTGGTCGGCATCCTGACACCGACCGATCTGCTGTCGGTCGTGGAGAAGAAGAACATCTCCGCGCCGGTCGAGAAGGTCATCCGCTCGCCATGCATCCCGATCTATCACGGGGCACCGCTGGCGGTCGCTTCCGTCACTCTAAAAGTGAGCAAGGCGTCGGCGCTGGCGGTCCTGGACGACAACGGCCATCTGATCGGCATACTCACTGACCGGGACATATTCAACAAGAGCTACGTCAACGGTTCGGTCGCCATGGAGGAGCTGGGCATACCGCAGGACGAGGACGAATGGACCTGGGACGGCCTGCGCAACGTCATGAAGCTGTGGTACGAGGTCTCGAAGATCGACCTGCCCGGCCTGCCCGTGAGGGACATCATGGTGCGGAACCCGATGACCGTGTTCAAGAAGACGTCGATCTCCGAAGCGGCGCGCATCATGCGCAAGAACGACTTCGGCCAGCTGCCGGTCCGAGACTCGAAGGACAACCTGCAGGCGATGATCTACGACCACGACGTCATTTCGATATTGGCGGAAGATTAA
- a CDS encoding amidohydrolase family protein, producing the protein MELASGKLLTADGFIDGHVEFENGLVRSVGEGTSKMATVKGVIVPTLINCHTHIADYVVPVDTRLSLEELVAPPDGLKHRILRNMPLNHLTASMVRLSRSMFSRGVSSYVDFREGGVEGAQALAAAKGNGAEPIIMARPAGLKYVSSEINALLKVANGIAVSSISDWDYGELSALAEHVNRKGARFAIHASERVREDIGKILDLKPRFVVHMTKATREDVVACSDAKAPIVVCPRSNLFFGSVPPLKMMLDSGARVALGTDNAMVSMPDMLQEIETAALILRSQGMKELTPLLDMAFTNARILLNRNDSFNIQPGSPCDFMVLRSKGGDPLTDLVLRSSPEDPCLVCYGKHIWRK; encoded by the coding sequence ATGGAGCTAGCATCCGGTAAACTGCTTACCGCCGACGGGTTCATCGATGGGCACGTGGAGTTCGAGAACGGCCTGGTGAGGAGCGTCGGCGAGGGGACCTCAAAGATGGCCACCGTGAAGGGCGTCATCGTTCCCACCCTCATCAACTGCCATACCCACATCGCAGACTATGTGGTCCCGGTGGACACGCGGCTTTCGCTGGAGGAGCTGGTCGCCCCTCCCGATGGGCTGAAGCACCGCATCCTGAGGAACATGCCATTGAACCATCTGACGGCCTCGATGGTGCGGCTCTCCCGGTCCATGTTCTCCAGGGGTGTCTCCAGCTACGTCGATTTCCGCGAGGGCGGAGTGGAGGGGGCGCAGGCCCTGGCGGCCGCCAAAGGCAACGGCGCCGAACCGATCATCATGGCCCGCCCGGCAGGACTGAAGTACGTGTCATCGGAGATCAACGCGCTCCTGAAGGTGGCGAATGGCATCGCCGTCTCCTCGATATCCGACTGGGACTACGGGGAGCTGAGCGCCCTGGCAGAACACGTGAACAGGAAGGGTGCCCGTTTCGCCATCCATGCGTCGGAACGGGTTCGGGAGGACATCGGCAAGATACTGGACCTAAAGCCGCGGTTCGTGGTGCATATGACCAAGGCGACCAGGGAGGACGTGGTCGCCTGCAGCGATGCGAAGGCCCCGATCGTCGTCTGCCCCCGCTCGAACCTGTTCTTCGGTTCGGTCCCGCCGCTGAAGATGATGCTGGACTCTGGCGCCCGGGTGGCGCTGGGCACGGACAACGCGATGGTATCGATGCCGGACATGCTCCAGGAGATCGAGACCGCGGCGCTCATACTGCGTTCCCAGGGGATGAAGGAACTGACCCCCCTCTTGGATATGGCATTTACAAATGCACGAATACTTTTAAATCGAAACGACTCATTTAACATACAACCAGGGTCTCCATGCGATTTCATGGTCCTGCGGTCCAAAGGGGGAGATCCTTTGACCGATCTGGTGCTGAGGTCCAGCCCGGAAGACCCGTGTCTAGTCTGTTACGGGAAACATATTTGGAGGAAGTGA
- the glyS gene encoding glycine--tRNA ligase → MADVNSGDILSLCKRRGFIYPSYEIYGGIAGLFDYGPLGCTMKTNVMNQWRRIYALEEGFLEIDGETIGPEAVFKASGHVDNFADLIVSCVKCEESYRADHLCKELHPNPGALPKKELEELICKNNVVCTACGGELSHVEEFNLMFKTKIGPGKGRVGYLRPETAQGIFVNFANLYRHARERLPFGVIQIGRGYRNEISPRQGVIRMREFNMMEAELFVDPLDKRWPAFDSIKDTKVTLVPNSYMDTEEKVETVVETTFGKAVEDQVIAHQTIAYFLWVTQRFLTEAGVDPARLRFRQHLKTEMAHYACDCWDAEALLSYGWTEITGIADRGSWDLSRHIQFSNADLTAFKRFDEPTEVEKDVIKAKFGVLGPAYKGKAKQVANALEQTEPSKIVDGKVTVEVDGESITLESKYFDVVKVKEKVNGEKVVPHVIEPSHGLDRILYTCLEHAYNISADGYVTMRLKAATAPIKVGVFPLMSKDELDRIASELDAKLRRNGITTAFDDSGSIGRRYARMDEVGTPYCITVDYEAKEKGRVTIRDRDTTQQKWIPLEDVVKDVESLLKGTPFSELKGETKV, encoded by the coding sequence ATGGCCGATGTTAATTCAGGGGACATCCTCTCCCTATGCAAGCGGAGAGGCTTCATCTACCCCTCTTACGAGATATACGGCGGCATCGCCGGGCTGTTCGACTATGGCCCGCTGGGCTGCACGATGAAGACGAACGTCATGAACCAGTGGCGCAGGATCTACGCACTGGAGGAAGGTTTCCTGGAGATCGACGGGGAGACCATCGGTCCGGAGGCGGTGTTCAAGGCGTCCGGGCACGTGGACAACTTCGCCGACCTGATCGTATCGTGCGTCAAGTGCGAGGAGTCGTACCGGGCGGACCATCTGTGCAAGGAGCTTCACCCGAATCCGGGCGCTCTGCCGAAGAAGGAGCTGGAGGAGCTCATCTGCAAGAACAACGTGGTCTGCACGGCCTGCGGCGGCGAGCTCTCCCACGTGGAAGAGTTCAACCTGATGTTCAAGACTAAGATCGGTCCAGGCAAGGGCCGTGTCGGCTACCTGCGCCCGGAGACCGCTCAGGGCATCTTCGTGAACTTCGCCAATCTTTACCGGCACGCCCGGGAGCGGCTGCCGTTCGGCGTCATCCAGATCGGCCGCGGCTACCGTAACGAGATATCACCCCGCCAGGGCGTCATCCGGATGAGGGAGTTCAACATGATGGAGGCGGAACTGTTCGTCGACCCGCTGGACAAGCGCTGGCCGGCGTTCGACTCGATCAAGGACACCAAGGTCACGCTCGTTCCGAACAGCTACATGGACACTGAGGAGAAGGTCGAGACCGTCGTCGAGACCACCTTTGGAAAGGCCGTCGAGGACCAGGTCATCGCCCACCAGACCATCGCGTACTTCCTTTGGGTCACGCAGAGGTTCCTCACCGAAGCGGGCGTCGATCCGGCTCGACTGCGCTTCCGGCAGCATCTGAAGACCGAGATGGCCCATTACGCATGCGATTGCTGGGACGCCGAAGCGCTGCTGAGCTATGGCTGGACCGAGATCACCGGCATCGCCGACCGCGGCTCGTGGGACCTGTCCCGCCACATCCAATTCTCCAATGCCGACCTGACGGCGTTCAAGCGGTTCGACGAACCGACGGAAGTGGAGAAGGACGTCATCAAGGCGAAGTTCGGGGTGCTGGGTCCGGCCTACAAGGGCAAGGCCAAGCAGGTAGCGAACGCACTGGAGCAGACCGAACCGTCGAAGATCGTGGACGGCAAGGTGACGGTCGAGGTCGACGGCGAGAGCATCACGCTCGAATCGAAGTACTTCGACGTGGTCAAGGTCAAGGAGAAGGTGAACGGCGAGAAGGTGGTCCCGCACGTCATCGAACCGTCCCACGGGCTGGACCGCATCTTGTACACGTGCCTGGAGCATGCCTACAACATCAGCGCCGACGGTTACGTGACGATGAGACTGAAGGCGGCCACCGCCCCTATTAAGGTCGGGGTGTTCCCGCTCATGTCCAAGGACGAACTGGACAGGATAGCGTCGGAACTCGACGCCAAGCTGAGGAGGAACGGCATCACCACCGCGTTCGACGATTCCGGCTCCATCGGCCGGCGCTACGCGCGCATGGACGAGGTGGGCACGCCATACTGCATCACGGTGGACTACGAGGCCAAGGAGAAGGGCCGGGTGACCATCCGGGACCGGGACACCACCCAGCAGAAGTGGATCCCGCTCGAGGACGTGGTCAAGGACGTCGAGTCGCTGCTGAAGGGTACGCCGTTCAGCGAGCTCAAGGGTGAGACGAAAGTATAA
- a CDS encoding phage/plasmid primase, P4 family, with the protein PSDKDLLYEIMGYCLQPGYPFQKAFLFIGNGDNGKTTYLNLLRRFIGERNCSHVSLQSLDYDRFAIADLYQKMANICADISANDLTQVNRFKELTGNDWIRAEFKNQQAFNFQNHAKLVFSANMLPRTADDTDAFFKRWIIPIFPNSFPTGSPKRDEDKLEKITVERELSGLFNRVVAAYEGVVARRYFTGSSTVEETRARWLQLSDSLYCFLQERCHIDTGEVLEEEDVRTPIRHAPKTIKQDFLDAYLQYCKEKKIPPIRERELKNRLFKLTNGVVIGGQVSNKNGIKVWRNIELLESEEQERGEQLSIL; encoded by the coding sequence CCATCTGATAAGGATTTACTGTATGAAATAATGGGTTATTGCCTTCAACCGGGTTATCCATTCCAGAAGGCTTTCCTGTTCATCGGCAACGGCGATAATGGGAAGACTACATACCTCAACCTTCTCAGAAGATTTATTGGAGAACGTAACTGTTCTCATGTCTCTCTCCAATCGTTGGATTATGATCGCTTCGCGATTGCCGACCTGTATCAAAAAATGGCCAACATATGCGCCGACATTTCGGCAAACGACTTAACTCAGGTTAATCGGTTCAAAGAACTTACAGGCAACGATTGGATAAGAGCGGAATTTAAAAATCAGCAGGCTTTCAATTTTCAGAATCATGCTAAACTAGTTTTTAGCGCCAACATGCTGCCCCGCACCGCCGATGACACAGACGCGTTCTTCAAAAGATGGATAATCCCAATTTTCCCCAATTCTTTTCCTACTGGAAGTCCGAAGAGGGATGAAGACAAACTGGAAAAGATAACAGTTGAACGCGAGCTGTCTGGATTATTCAATCGTGTGGTTGCAGCATATGAAGGCGTCGTTGCACGCAGGTACTTCACTGGTTCTTCAACTGTGGAAGAGACCAGAGCTAGATGGCTGCAACTGAGCGATTCGTTATATTGCTTCTTGCAGGAACGCTGCCACATTGACACCGGCGAGGTGCTCGAAGAGGAAGACGTAAGGACTCCAATCCGGCATGCACCCAAGACCATCAAGCAGGATTTTTTGGATGCCTATTTACAGTACTGCAAGGAAAAGAAGATTCCGCCTATTCGTGAACGTGAACTGAAAAATCGTTTATTCAAGCTGACCAACGGTGTAGTGATCGGGGGCCAGGTCAGCAATAAAAACGGGATCAAAGTTTGGCGTAATATCGAATTGTTGGAATCGGAGGAACAGGAGAGGGGGGAGCAGTTATCTATCCTCTAG
- a CDS encoding YciI family protein, with translation MQEFMLLIRNQIDHQKDWSPEKHEQFLRDCQVYIMKLKQQGKLIAAQPLVMDGMIISRSDNEWNVRPMRPKGEVQVGYYHILAESIEEAIELAKGNPEFDYGAHARIEVRPVQTAEADTGFVYPE, from the coding sequence ATGCAAGAGTTCATGCTGCTGATCCGCAACCAGATCGACCATCAGAAGGACTGGTCCCCAGAGAAGCACGAGCAGTTCCTCAGGGACTGCCAGGTCTATATCATGAAGCTCAAGCAACAGGGCAAGCTGATCGCCGCTCAGCCGCTGGTGATGGACGGAATGATCATCTCCCGCTCCGACAACGAATGGAACGTCCGGCCCATGCGCCCCAAGGGCGAGGTACAGGTAGGCTATTATCACATCCTTGCCGAGAGCATCGAAGAAGCGATCGAGCTGGCCAAGGGAAACCCGGAGTTCGATTATGGGGCCCACGCCCGGATCGAGGTCCGTCCGGTGCAGACCGCCGAGGCCGATACCGGCTTCGTGTATCCGGAATGA